A stretch of Mycobacterium sp. ITM-2016-00316 DNA encodes these proteins:
- a CDS encoding deoxyribonuclease IV, which produces MLIGSHVNPEDPIAAAAAEGADAVQFFLGNPQSWKKPKPREDAEALKASSVPLYVHAPYLINVASANNRVRIPSRKILQDTCDAAAEIGATAVIVHGGHADDNDMEAGFERWVKALASLNTEVPVYLENTAGGDHAMARHFDTIARLWDHIGDKGIGFCLDTCHAWAAGEALIDAVDRIKSITGRIDLVHCNDSRDAAGSGADRHANFGTGQIDPDLLVAVVKAAGAPVICETSEEGRKDDIAFLRDNL; this is translated from the coding sequence GTGCTCATTGGTTCACATGTGAATCCCGAAGACCCGATCGCCGCGGCCGCCGCCGAAGGTGCCGACGCCGTCCAGTTCTTCCTCGGTAACCCGCAGAGCTGGAAGAAGCCCAAGCCGCGCGAGGACGCCGAGGCGCTCAAGGCCTCCAGCGTGCCGCTATACGTGCATGCGCCGTACCTGATCAACGTCGCCTCGGCGAACAACCGGGTACGGATCCCGTCGCGCAAGATCCTGCAGGACACCTGCGATGCGGCCGCCGAGATCGGCGCCACCGCGGTCATCGTGCACGGCGGGCACGCCGACGACAATGACATGGAGGCCGGTTTCGAGCGCTGGGTCAAGGCGCTGGCCAGCCTGAACACCGAGGTGCCGGTGTACCTGGAGAACACCGCCGGCGGTGACCACGCCATGGCGCGGCATTTCGACACCATCGCCCGGCTGTGGGATCACATCGGCGACAAGGGGATCGGCTTCTGCCTGGACACCTGCCACGCCTGGGCGGCCGGCGAGGCGTTGATCGACGCCGTCGACCGGATCAAGTCCATCACCGGCCGCATCGACCTGGTGCACTGCAACGATTCGCGGGACGCCGCGGGCTCGGGTGCGGACCGGCACGCCAACTTCGGCACCGGGCAGATCGACCCCGACCTGCTGGTGGCTGTGGTCAAGGCCGCCGGCGCCCCGGTGATCTGCGAGACCTCAGAAGAGGGTCGCAAGGACGACATCGCCTTCCTGCGCGACAACCTCTGA
- a CDS encoding DNA-directed RNA polymerase subunit beta' → MLDVNFFDELRIGLATADDIRNWSFGEVKKPETINYRTLKPEKDGLFCEKIFGPTRDWECYCGKYKRVRFKGIICERCGVEVTRAKVRRERMGHIELAAPVTHIWYFKGVPSRLGYLLDLAPKDLEKIIYFAAYVITAVDTEMRHNELSTLEAEMVVEKKAVEDQRDADLEARAQKLEADLAELERDGAKSDVRRKVRDGGEREMRQLRDRAGRELERLDEIWTTFTKLAPKQLIVDEVLYRELIDRYGEYFEGAMGAESIKKLIETFDIDAEAESLRDTIKNGKGQKKLRALKRLKVVAAFQMNRNSPMGMVLDAVPVIPPELRPMVQLDGGRFATSDLNDLYRRVINRNNRLKRLIDLGAPEIIVNNEKRMLQESVDALFDNGRRGRPVTGPGNRPLKSLSDLLKGKQGRFRQNLLGKRVDYSGRSVIVVGPQLKLHQCGLPKLMALELFKPFVMKRLVDLNHAQNIKSAKRMVERQRPQVWDVLEEVIAEHPVLLNRAPTLHRLGIQAFEPQLVEGKAIQLHPLVCEAFNADFDGDQMAVHLPLSAEAQAEARILMLSSNNILSPASGRPLAMPRLDMVTGLYFLTTEIPGDTGEYTPAATDTPETGVYSSPAEAIMALDRGALSVRAKIKVRLTHQRPSADVEAQLFPEGWKYGDAWIADTTLGRVLFNELLPKGYPFVNAQMFKKAQAAIINDLAERYPMIVVAQTVDKLKDAGFHWATRSGVTISMSDVLVPPQKQEILERYEGEAESIEKQYQRGKLNHVERNGELVKIWQQATEEVGKALEAYYPEDNPIITIVKSGATGNLTQTRTLAGMKGLVTNPKGEYIPRPIKSSFREGLTVLEYFINTHGARKGLADTALRTADSGYLTRRLVDVSQDVIVRETDCQTERGINVTLAEKQEDGSLVRDQHIETSAYARTLATDAVDANGNVVIQRGHDLGDPAIDALLAAGITEVKVRSVLTCTTGTGVCAMCYGRSMATGKLVDIGEAVGIVAAQSIGEPGTQLTMRTFHQGGVTGGADIVGGLPRVQELFEARVPKNRAPIADVTGLVQLEETDKFYKITIVPDDGGEEVVYDKLTRRQRLKVFKHDDGSERLLSDGDHVTVGQQLMEGAADPHEVLRVQGPREVQIHLVREVQEVYRAQGVSIHDKHIEVIVRQMLRRVTIIDSGATEFLPGSLTERSEFESENRRVVAEGNEPAAGRPVLMGITKASLATDSWLSAASFQETTRVLTDAAINCRSDKLMGLKENVIIGKLIPAGTGIARYRDIQVQPTEEARAAAYTIPSYEDQYYSPDFGQSTGAAVPLDDYGYSDYR, encoded by the coding sequence GTGCTAGACGTCAACTTCTTCGATGAACTCCGCATCGGTCTCGCGACCGCGGACGACATCCGTAACTGGTCCTTCGGCGAGGTCAAGAAGCCGGAGACCATCAACTACCGCACGCTCAAGCCAGAGAAGGACGGCCTGTTCTGCGAGAAGATCTTCGGACCTACTCGCGACTGGGAGTGCTACTGCGGCAAGTACAAGCGCGTGCGCTTCAAGGGCATCATCTGTGAGCGCTGCGGCGTCGAGGTGACCCGTGCCAAGGTGCGCCGTGAGCGGATGGGCCACATCGAGCTGGCCGCACCCGTCACGCACATCTGGTACTTCAAGGGCGTTCCGTCGCGCTTGGGCTACCTGCTGGACCTGGCCCCGAAGGATCTGGAAAAGATCATCTACTTCGCGGCCTACGTCATCACCGCGGTCGACACCGAGATGCGCCACAACGAGCTCTCGACCCTTGAGGCCGAGATGGTCGTCGAGAAGAAGGCCGTCGAGGATCAGCGTGACGCCGACCTGGAGGCCCGGGCCCAGAAGCTCGAAGCCGACCTGGCCGAGCTGGAGCGCGACGGCGCCAAGTCCGACGTGCGCCGCAAGGTGCGCGACGGCGGCGAGCGCGAGATGCGCCAGCTGCGCGACCGTGCCGGCCGTGAGCTGGAGCGTCTCGACGAGATCTGGACCACCTTCACCAAGCTGGCTCCCAAGCAGCTCATCGTGGACGAGGTGCTCTACCGCGAGCTCATCGACCGCTACGGCGAGTACTTCGAGGGCGCCATGGGCGCGGAGTCGATCAAGAAGCTCATCGAGACCTTCGACATCGACGCCGAGGCCGAGAGCCTGCGCGACACCATCAAGAACGGCAAGGGCCAGAAGAAGCTGCGTGCGCTGAAGCGGCTCAAGGTCGTCGCGGCGTTCCAGATGAACCGCAACTCGCCGATGGGCATGGTGCTCGACGCCGTGCCGGTGATCCCGCCGGAGCTTCGCCCGATGGTGCAGCTGGACGGTGGCCGCTTCGCGACCTCCGACCTCAACGACCTGTACCGCCGCGTGATCAACCGCAACAACCGGCTCAAGCGACTGATCGATCTGGGTGCGCCCGAGATCATCGTCAACAACGAGAAGCGGATGCTGCAGGAGTCGGTGGACGCGCTGTTCGACAACGGCCGTCGTGGACGTCCGGTCACCGGGCCGGGCAACCGTCCGCTCAAGTCGCTGTCCGATCTGCTCAAGGGCAAGCAGGGCCGGTTCCGCCAGAACCTGCTCGGCAAGCGCGTCGACTACTCGGGCCGTTCGGTCATCGTGGTCGGCCCGCAGCTCAAGCTGCATCAGTGCGGTCTGCCCAAGCTGATGGCACTGGAGCTGTTCAAGCCGTTCGTGATGAAGCGTCTCGTCGACCTGAACCACGCGCAGAACATCAAGAGCGCCAAGCGCATGGTGGAACGTCAGCGTCCCCAGGTGTGGGATGTCCTCGAAGAGGTCATCGCCGAGCACCCGGTGCTGCTGAACCGTGCACCCACGCTGCACCGCCTCGGTATCCAGGCCTTCGAGCCGCAGCTGGTCGAGGGCAAGGCCATCCAGCTGCACCCGCTGGTGTGTGAGGCCTTCAACGCCGACTTCGACGGTGACCAGATGGCCGTGCACCTTCCGCTGTCCGCGGAGGCGCAGGCCGAGGCACGCATCCTGATGCTGTCGTCGAACAACATCCTGTCTCCCGCGTCGGGCCGCCCGCTGGCCATGCCGCGTCTGGACATGGTGACCGGTCTGTACTTCCTGACCACCGAGATCCCCGGTGACACCGGCGAGTACACCCCGGCGGCGACGGACACCCCGGAGACCGGCGTGTACAGCTCCCCGGCCGAGGCCATCATGGCCCTGGACCGCGGTGCGCTGTCGGTGCGCGCCAAGATCAAGGTGCGGCTGACCCACCAGCGTCCGTCCGCCGACGTCGAGGCACAGCTGTTCCCCGAGGGCTGGAAATACGGCGACGCCTGGATTGCCGACACCACGCTGGGTCGCGTGCTCTTCAACGAGCTGCTGCCCAAGGGCTACCCGTTCGTCAACGCGCAGATGTTCAAGAAGGCGCAGGCCGCGATCATCAACGATCTCGCCGAGCGTTACCCGATGATCGTCGTCGCGCAGACGGTGGACAAGCTCAAGGACGCCGGTTTCCACTGGGCGACGCGTTCGGGTGTGACCATCTCCATGTCCGACGTGCTGGTTCCCCCGCAGAAGCAGGAGATCCTGGAGCGCTACGAGGGCGAAGCCGAGAGCATCGAGAAGCAGTACCAGCGCGGCAAGCTCAACCATGTCGAGCGCAACGGCGAACTGGTGAAGATCTGGCAGCAGGCCACCGAAGAGGTCGGTAAGGCCCTGGAGGCCTACTACCCCGAGGACAACCCGATCATCACGATCGTGAAGTCCGGCGCCACGGGCAACCTGACCCAGACCCGCACACTCGCGGGCATGAAGGGTCTGGTGACCAACCCGAAGGGTGAGTACATCCCGCGTCCGATCAAGTCCTCGTTCCGCGAGGGCCTGACCGTGCTGGAGTACTTCATCAACACCCACGGTGCCCGTAAGGGTCTGGCCGACACCGCGCTGCGTACCGCCGACTCGGGTTACCTGACCCGCCGTCTGGTGGACGTCAGCCAGGACGTCATCGTGCGTGAGACCGACTGCCAGACCGAGCGCGGTATCAACGTCACCCTCGCTGAGAAGCAGGAAGACGGCTCGCTGGTCCGCGATCAGCACATCGAGACGTCGGCGTACGCCCGCACGCTGGCCACCGACGCGGTGGACGCAAACGGCAACGTCGTCATCCAGCGCGGCCATGACCTGGGTGACCCGGCCATCGACGCGCTGCTGGCCGCCGGTATCACCGAGGTGAAGGTCCGCTCCGTGCTGACCTGCACCACGGGCACCGGCGTCTGCGCCATGTGCTACGGCCGCTCGATGGCCACCGGCAAGCTCGTCGACATCGGCGAGGCCGTCGGTATCGTCGCCGCGCAGTCCATCGGTGAGCCCGGTACGCAGCTGACCATGCGTACCTTCCACCAGGGTGGTGTCACCGGTGGCGCCGACATCGTCGGTGGTCTGCCGCGTGTGCAGGAACTGTTCGAGGCCCGCGTGCCGAAGAACCGTGCCCCGATCGCCGATGTCACCGGCTTGGTGCAGCTGGAGGAGACCGACAAGTTCTACAAGATCACCATCGTCCCCGACGATGGTGGCGAGGAAGTCGTCTACGACAAGCTGACCCGTCGCCAGCGCCTGAAGGTGTTCAAGCACGACGACGGTTCCGAGCGTCTGCTCTCCGACGGTGACCACGTCACCGTGGGTCAGCAGCTCATGGAAGGTGCTGCCGATCCGCACGAGGTGCTGCGTGTGCAGGGCCCCCGTGAGGTGCAGATCCACCTTGTCCGGGAGGTCCAGGAGGTCTACCGGGCCCAGGGTGTGTCGATCCACGACAAGCACATCGAGGTCATCGTGCGGCAGATGCTGCGCCGCGTGACGATCATCGATTCCGGTGCCACGGAGTTCCTGCCCGGATCGCTGACCGAGCGCAGCGAGTTCGAGTCGGAGAACCGTCGGGTCGTCGCCGAGGGCAACGAGCCTGCGGCCGGCCGTCCGGTGCTGATGGGTATCACGAAGGCATCGCTGGCCACGGATTCGTGGCTGTCGGCGGCGTCGTTCCAGGAGACCACTCGCGTGCTGACCGATGCGGCGATCAACTGCCGCAGCGACAAGCTGATGGGTCTGAAGGAGAACGTGATCATCGGCAAGCTGATCCCGGCCGGTACCGGTATTGCCCGGTACCGGGACATCCAGGTGCAGCCGACCGAAGAGGCCCGCGCCGCGGCGTACACGATCCCGTCCTACGAGGATCAGTACTACAGCCCGGACTTCGGCCAGAGCACCGGTGCTGCGGTGCCGCTGGACGATTACGGATACAGCGACTACCGCTAA
- a CDS encoding maleylpyruvate isomerase family mycothiol-dependent enzyme translates to MSNDVWPLVHAERRALIAELEGLAPDQWAQPSRCAGWTVHDVVAHLVDVAESTRLGFARDMLTARFDFDLQNERGIARAKGATPAQTLQRLKKAAARTTTPLAPTDTRIVEEVVHGEDIRGPLGLQRNYPVQSIERSLRQQLRTSTKFGGARELVAGVRLVATDTDLTIGTGREIRGTAIELLLACAGRNDLLAS, encoded by the coding sequence ATGAGCAATGACGTATGGCCCCTCGTGCACGCCGAGCGCCGGGCTCTCATCGCCGAACTCGAAGGCCTCGCTCCCGATCAGTGGGCGCAGCCGTCGCGGTGCGCGGGATGGACCGTGCACGATGTCGTCGCCCATCTCGTCGACGTTGCCGAGTCCACCCGGCTCGGCTTCGCCCGCGACATGCTCACGGCTCGCTTCGACTTCGACCTCCAGAACGAGCGCGGTATCGCGCGGGCCAAAGGCGCGACACCCGCCCAGACGCTGCAGCGCCTGAAGAAGGCCGCCGCCCGCACGACGACACCGCTCGCCCCGACGGACACCCGCATCGTCGAGGAGGTCGTGCACGGCGAGGACATCCGCGGCCCGCTGGGTCTGCAGCGCAACTATCCGGTCCAGTCCATCGAGCGTTCGCTACGCCAGCAACTCCGCACCTCGACAAAGTTCGGCGGGGCCAGAGAACTCGTCGCCGGGGTACGGCTCGTCGCCACCGACACAGATCTGACCATCGGGACCGGGCGCGAGATCCGCGGCACCGCAATCGAATTGCTGCTGGCCTGCGCGGGCCGCAATGACCTGCTCGCCAGCTGA
- a CDS encoding DNA-directed RNA polymerase subunit beta: MEGCILAVSSQSKSDSTNSSVPGAPNRISFAKLREPLEVPGLLDVQTDSFEWLVGSDRWRTKAVDRGDVNPVGGLEEVLAELSPIEDFSGSMSLSFSDPRFDEVKAPVDECKDKDMTYAAPLFVTAEFINNNTGEIKSQTVFMGDFPMMTEKGTFIINGTERVVVSQLVRSPGVYFDSSIDKATEKDLHSVKVIPGRGAWLEFDVDKRDTVGVRIDRKRRQPVTVLLKALGWTNEQITERFGFSEIMMGTLEKDNTAGTDEALLDIYRKLRPGEPPTKESAQTLLENLFFKEKRYDLARVGRYKVNKKLGLNAGQPITNSTLTEEDVVATIEYLVRLHEGQTSMTAPGGVEVPVEVDDIDHFGNRRLRTVGELIQNQIRVGLSRMERVVRERMTTQDVEAITPQTLINIRPVVAAIKEFFGTSQLSQFMDQNNPLSGLTHKRRLSALGPGGLSRERAGLEVRDVHSSHYGRMCPIETPEGPNIGLIGSLSVYARVNPFGFIETPYRKVVDGQVTDQIDYLTADEEDRHIVAQANSPLDGDGRFTEEKILVRRKGGEVEFVSATDVDYMDVSPRQMVSVATAMIPFLEHDDANRALMGANMQRQAVPLVRSEAPLVGTGMELRAAIDAGDVVVADKTGVIEEVSADYITVMADDGSRQTYRMRKFARSNHGTCANQRPIVDTGQRVEAGQVLADGPCTENGEMALGKNLLVAVMPWEGHNYEDAIILSSRLVEEDVLTSIHIEEHEIDARDTKLGAEEITRDIPNVSDEVLADLDERGIIRIGAEVRDGDILVGKVTPKGETELTPEERLLRAIFGEKAREVRDTSLKVPHGESGKVIGIRVFSREDDDELPAGVNELVRVYVAQKRKISDGDKLAGRHGNKGVIGKILPIEDMPFMPDGTPVDIILNTHGVPRRMNIGQILETHLGWVAKAGWNIEGSPEWAAKLPEGMLSAPADSIVATPVFDGAQEGELEGLLGSTLPNRDGDVMVNAQGKAELFDGRSGEPFPYPVTVGYMYILKLHHLVDDKIHARSTGPYSMITQQPLGGKAQFGGQRFGEMECWAMQAYGAAYTLQELLTIKSDDTVGRVKVYEAIVKGENIPEPGIPESFKVLLKELQSLCLNVEVLSSDGAAIEMRDGDDEDLERAAANLGINLSRNESASVEDLA; the protein is encoded by the coding sequence CTGGAAGGGTGCATCTTGGCAGTCTCGAGCCAGAGCAAGTCAGATTCCACTAATAGCTCCGTTCCGGGAGCGCCGAACCGAATTTCCTTCGCCAAGCTCCGTGAGCCTCTCGAGGTTCCGGGGCTCCTTGACGTTCAGACCGACTCTTTCGAGTGGCTGGTCGGTTCGGACCGGTGGCGGACGAAGGCGGTCGACCGCGGCGACGTGAACCCGGTCGGAGGCTTGGAGGAAGTACTCGCCGAACTGTCTCCGATCGAGGATTTCTCCGGCTCGATGTCGCTGAGCTTCTCGGACCCGCGCTTCGACGAAGTCAAGGCGCCGGTGGACGAGTGCAAAGACAAGGACATGACGTACGCGGCTCCGCTGTTCGTCACGGCCGAGTTCATCAACAACAACACCGGTGAGATCAAGAGCCAGACGGTCTTCATGGGTGACTTCCCGATGATGACCGAGAAGGGCACCTTCATCATCAACGGCACCGAGCGTGTCGTGGTGTCCCAGCTGGTCCGTTCGCCGGGCGTGTACTTCGATTCGTCGATCGACAAGGCCACCGAGAAGGACCTGCACAGCGTCAAGGTCATCCCGGGCCGCGGTGCGTGGCTGGAGTTCGACGTCGACAAGCGCGACACCGTCGGCGTCCGCATCGACCGCAAGCGCCGCCAGCCGGTCACCGTGCTGCTGAAGGCGCTCGGCTGGACCAACGAGCAGATCACCGAGCGCTTCGGCTTCTCCGAGATCATGATGGGCACGCTGGAGAAGGACAACACCGCCGGTACCGATGAGGCGCTGCTGGACATCTACCGGAAGCTGCGCCCGGGCGAGCCGCCGACCAAGGAGTCCGCGCAGACCCTGCTGGAGAACCTGTTCTTCAAGGAGAAGCGCTACGACCTGGCTCGCGTCGGCCGCTACAAGGTCAACAAGAAGCTGGGCCTGAACGCCGGCCAGCCGATCACCAACTCGACGCTGACCGAAGAGGACGTCGTCGCGACGATCGAGTACCTGGTGCGTCTGCACGAGGGCCAGACCTCGATGACCGCTCCCGGCGGCGTCGAGGTGCCCGTCGAGGTCGACGACATCGACCACTTCGGCAACCGTCGTCTGCGTACCGTGGGCGAGCTGATCCAGAACCAGATCCGGGTCGGCCTGTCGCGTATGGAGCGTGTCGTGCGTGAGCGCATGACGACCCAGGACGTCGAGGCGATCACGCCGCAGACCCTGATCAACATCCGTCCCGTCGTGGCGGCGATCAAGGAGTTCTTCGGCACCAGCCAGCTGTCGCAGTTCATGGACCAGAACAACCCGCTGTCGGGTCTGACCCACAAGCGTCGTCTGTCGGCGCTGGGCCCCGGCGGTCTGTCCCGTGAGCGTGCCGGCCTTGAGGTCCGCGACGTGCACTCCAGCCACTACGGCCGGATGTGCCCGATCGAGACCCCGGAAGGCCCGAACATCGGCCTGATCGGTTCGCTGTCGGTGTACGCACGGGTCAACCCGTTCGGTTTCATCGAGACGCCGTACCGCAAGGTGGTCGACGGCCAGGTCACTGACCAGATCGACTACCTGACCGCCGACGAGGAGGACCGCCACATCGTGGCGCAGGCCAACTCGCCGCTGGACGGCGACGGCCGGTTCACCGAAGAGAAGATCCTGGTTCGCCGTAAGGGCGGCGAGGTCGAGTTCGTCTCCGCCACCGACGTGGACTACATGGATGTCTCGCCGCGCCAGATGGTGTCGGTCGCGACGGCGATGATCCCGTTCCTCGAGCACGACGACGCCAACCGTGCCCTGATGGGTGCCAACATGCAGCGCCAGGCGGTTCCGCTGGTCCGCAGCGAGGCCCCGTTGGTCGGTACCGGTATGGAGTTGCGTGCCGCCATCGATGCCGGTGACGTGGTTGTCGCCGACAAGACCGGTGTGATCGAAGAGGTTTCGGCCGACTACATCACCGTGATGGCCGACGACGGCTCGCGCCAGACCTACCGGATGCGCAAGTTCGCCCGGTCCAACCACGGCACGTGCGCCAACCAGCGCCCGATCGTGGACACCGGACAGCGTGTCGAGGCCGGCCAGGTGCTGGCCGATGGTCCGTGCACCGAGAACGGTGAGATGGCGCTGGGCAAGAACCTGCTCGTCGCCGTCATGCCGTGGGAGGGTCACAACTACGAAGACGCGATCATCCTCTCCAGCCGTCTGGTCGAAGAGGACGTGCTCACCTCGATTCACATCGAGGAGCACGAGATCGACGCCCGCGACACCAAGCTGGGCGCCGAGGAGATCACCCGGGACATTCCGAACGTCTCCGATGAGGTGCTGGCCGATCTCGACGAGCGCGGCATCATCCGCATCGGCGCCGAGGTCCGCGACGGCGACATCCTGGTCGGCAAGGTCACCCCGAAGGGTGAGACCGAGCTGACCCCGGAGGAGCGTCTGCTGCGTGCCATCTTCGGTGAGAAGGCCCGCGAGGTCCGCGACACGTCGCTCAAGGTGCCCCACGGCGAGTCGGGCAAGGTCATCGGCATCCGCGTGTTCTCCCGCGAGGATGACGACGAGCTGCCCGCCGGCGTCAACGAGCTGGTCCGCGTCTACGTGGCCCAGAAGCGCAAGATCTCCGACGGTGACAAGCTCGCCGGACGCCACGGCAACAAGGGCGTCATCGGCAAGATCCTGCCGATCGAGGACATGCCGTTCATGCCCGATGGCACCCCGGTGGACATCATCCTGAACACCCACGGTGTGCCGCGTCGTATGAACATCGGCCAGATCCTGGAGACCCACCTCGGGTGGGTGGCCAAGGCCGGCTGGAACATCGAGGGCTCACCCGAGTGGGCAGCCAAACTGCCCGAGGGCATGCTGTCCGCTCCGGCCGACAGCATCGTGGCCACCCCGGTGTTCGACGGTGCCCAGGAAGGGGAGCTGGAGGGCCTGCTCGGCTCGACGCTGCCCAACCGCGACGGCGACGTCATGGTCAACGCGCAGGGCAAGGCCGAGCTGTTCGACGGTCGTTCCGGCGAGCCGTTCCCGTACCCGGTGACGGTCGGCTACATGTACATCCTGAAGCTGCACCACCTGGTGGACGACAAGATCCACGCCCGCTCGACCGGTCCGTACTCGATGATCACCCAGCAGCCGCTCGGTGGTAAGGCGCAGTTCGGTGGTCAGCGGTTCGGCGAGATGGAGTGCTGGGCCATGCAGGCCTACGGTGCGGCCTACACGCTGCAGGAGCTGCTCACCATCAAGTCCGACGACACGGTGGGTCGCGTCAAGGTGTACGAGGCCATCGTCAAGGGCGAGAACATCCCCGAACCCGGTATCCCGGAGTCGTTCAAGGTGCTTCTCAAGGAGCTGCAGTCGCTCTGCCTGAACGTCGAGGTGCTGTCTTCGGACGGCGCGGCGATCGAGATGCGAGACGGAGACGACGAGGACCTGGAGCGCGCTGCTGCCAACCTCGGAATCAACCTGTCGCGCAACGAATCTGCCTCTGTCGAAGATCTCGCTTAA